The genomic window catgtcctgaacttataaaatatctctacataccaagtggttttaaaccattttagaaaatcattttagccctatatatttttttttgtttactgtatcctggtaactgagatgtgtgtttcataacaaaccataatttattctattgaacatgtccaagtagaatacatgaatagaatacattaaatcctttgttatactatctatagaaatgtactcactgattataacactcaATTAAATAGgcataatctcttccacatagacaatttaatactaccccatgtatgtatcttctataatgtgctgttaggaaaagagattaaaaaaggctataaggtcatcaaaggtcaggttataggtcaattggttcaggtcaaattcaggcatcaattttgaatacatgtgatagtctgtgatatcaaaCATGTCAtaaatgaggcatcaattttgatattttgtctgttactggatatataatggaaatgtgtgaggtggatatactaaaataccttgggatgtacatggtgagtacaatttagattgcctagttaagatggattgggcaaataaatataaaatagttaccaaaaatcacaaaaatgaagcttacggaaaactacctaatatggtggtatggtgacaaaaaatacaatctttttcaacattgctgtagtgtggttgtggtaacctgttacctatggcttaattaagtttcagtgacatagtgtcgcaagttcaaaatacaaaatatagctcgacattgaaaatagaagcattttaaccggttagttttttgatagttgtggagcaccaagttcatgaagtcataaaagaaatcagggaccacttattcccattttacatatcaacattatttccctattgtgttagcaacacatatccaaaattttaatgaaatccgttgatagtaagctttccaaaatgaagtgaatttaacccagtgatgtaccactttttggcttataccattagaagcatgtacgcgtcattgatactgatgccaccaattaaacgagaagatttgccccttcacataccactttgtccaatttctttttctcatttcttcacaaaatgcaaaaaaaaaaaaaaaaaaaatgcaatgggtgtagtacccccttaaatggtctatataatataatgcgaactatgcaaattacataggcctatgataaaatgccaccagtgttcgattttcatctatttttttgtgtagcaaaaattgctactcactttcagatttgagtagcaattccaaaattttgagtagcagtttgttttcaccatattttatcgatttttttgtatttttttatcttctcacagattactcaatcccagtactcaatgcttaaaaaatgttatgcaaagttctgcagtgttgcagaccgaatgtggttcaaaattcggcacctaaaCTTCCTAAGCTGATTATCGTGTGCCCTTTCTAAAGCATAAATTTTCCTTCAATAATCAAGAGAAGTCCTACATTTTTGAGTGGAGGAAACTCACTAATTTAttagctgaagcattaaaataatgtgaggaatctatgaaatcctaaaaatcttgtataattttggaagattgtcaccaaggacacacgatatttccttctcaccactgaactatacaccatataaacagtgctacttctatgacgtcataaaattaatatgcacgtttttagttatctggtaatacatggaagtttgtaaaagtttggaaaaaaatttgcatacaagggaggatactgtatttagtttaatggcgtaaacatcacgatttagggacttttgggtcatatttttgtggattattttcttggaaatggaatttatggaaacatttttgacTTCGACAAATGGCAACTTGCAAATGATGGTATATCAGCGTGGTTCACGATCGCAAGTAGGCATTTTATGGGATTGCATTTTTTGCTACTGGTCTGTgtagttgagtagcagtttgtaaaaaatgactcgcattttgcgatgcgaatccaggtaaatcgaacactgaatGCCACTTTCGTATGattatgcacataattattatacaagccAAAGATCATCATTTATGGGTCATTTCTGTTCATAGTCTCCGGCATTATGTTGGCAAACAATCCCTTCTTCTCCTTCAGTCTCCATCTCCTTCCTTTGTCCTACTGattccttctcttttccttcctctgTCTATTCTTCACCCTTTTCATCCACCTTATTCTGCTCCTTCTACATCATctcattttttttcctttctgttcttctaaaccttttcatctttttatgtacatctaggcctatgtacgggtccaaatgggatatggcctaagtgggacatggcctaagtgggacatggcctagtgggacatggccctagtgggacatggcgtaagtgggacatggacctagtgggacatggccctagtgggacatggacctagtgggacatggccctagtgggacatggacctagtgggacatggactaagtgggacatggccctagtgggacatggaccaagtgggacatggccctagtgggacatggaccaagtgggacatggccctagtgggattggaccaaatgggattggactagttcaccacgtaaacttgtatggctcaaaattcggaccgctcgccataaAGTTTACTGatttctatgttttgaaatttgttgatgttttaatgatccttgattcccggtcgattattttagctgtgtcacgtcatgtGCATGGCCTTGGCGCTGGtaggtaccagccaaacttcagaaaaaaaacatgatcgccgataacgatgtgatatgggacttacataggattacacagagatatttcttgccaaaatttgaccatttctaggcaagttggccctactttgtctgcgctatatgaaaaaggacagttttaagtaagtaaatgtacaatgattttgatgttttgatgttttgggagactgggagggatcagaaccaaaagatgatggagcctattcttgactgtgtaatattccttcaccacattatcGTACAGTAAGaggcttatacgatggacagatctagtatcagtttgtgaatgaggacatcgtataagttccttgtactaggattggaccaagtgggaactggaccaagtgggaatggaccaagtgggattggaccaaatgggattggacgaagtgggattggaccaaatgggattgtatatctggttccatacagcaatacgcagtattgctgtctggtaagcaggtgcaattgagacgttgtgaattgaggcgtcggagccggtcaaacacagaggactagcctacatcccgtatcctactatcactcaaacaagcaaatctcttcacgaattcactcaccttgcgatcctacatcatcagttgaaacaaacatctaagtttccaaaaacaactttgtcattcctcaaaactacaagtaacttcattaataaaaattgaaatcatactattacccgttattgaaaattttgttcgatttatgtgaaccaaaagaacgcatgcgagtcgagttcagtttaccaaaatggtagctcctgcctcctggtcacctcagatatgagcgtcagtatcaagctgcttattaagcggtggatcggattggttgaaatcaacgccacgtttttgaccttacaggggtcagagacatgcatattcatgtatgaaaacagcgatgcggatatagtatcatcaccgagaactgagaattgcgacattttcgatgtttgtaccgggaatttcagacacggagactcatggagatttgaaaaattcgtccaaaggtaaccaaagggttggggatcgcattttaactatcactaaatgtttggaattgaggtcggctaaaaagtagacagtttggggactgtaattggtgtagatgtcacattttgaacagtgagcgataagtgaccaatttcatgctcagcacaagtgactatctttacacagggtaatgggattggaccaagtgggaataatcctCCACAGGatggtttccgaattttgcactcTCAAATAATTTAATGtcaaaaaacaaatatgatttttaaaaactgtgACAATTTACCTCTTTTTCCACAGCTTAAAAAGTTTTAAGCTATTTTCCTTCTTAAGTATAAGATTATCCCCTTCTTTTACACAGTCTGTACTTTCCATTTTAGCTGGTGAACAGGTAGATTTCAGCAGACATAAATCGTCAACAAACCTCATGCACGTGAGTTTGTTTACACCGGAAGTAGACTAATTATTCAGCATTTCTATAAAATAATCTACTTCCCTATTTTGATACTTTTCAATAGTTCAAATGAATTTAACACATTTTACTGCTTTAATGTTTCTTAAAtctaattatttttcaatttatagccttattttaaaatattcatgatcaaataattatgtattatcaacaattttattccaACTTTTTGACGTATTTTTAAAAGTGCCTTTGAAAGGTCAGCAAGGTCATTGAAATAATTGTTGCACAACCGTTACCCCAGGCCCCAGCAATGATTTATCCTCTATTGAAACTTTAATGTTTATCATATTTATGTAAGCAGGGACTTTCGAACTTATAGAACCATCAAAAATTGCAGAAACACTGCAGGACCAGGAATCAGTATCTGACTGTGTTGCAGCTAGCAgcttaaaattcaaatttaagGTAAAGCTTTTAGTAAGCTTAAATTAGTAaaagcagagaagatgataaaagaggaggtcgctcgctgcccacatcaaataaataatgtgtgcatccgcctattgatggaaacaatgatctaatccgattgatcaactaatacgataagtggctttgcgagtcacgactgtctagctctaagcGGCGCaggcccggatatcaatttgttacgtcagttgaccgcgaaatataatttctgtattgtttggcatgactggctgctaagtttgacccgagatccctgtgaaaaagaccctcattttggatccaaataacatttttggacacgtttggacacaaaacaggagtatatggagaaactgacacgagtttgaattactgattacactggttttatgtttccgtaaactgccgcaaatattcaaatagttatcatttaaatttgttttcctttgaccttatattaatttgactggaaaattaattatgcttgacttttgatttttttaatgggagttgcgatatatataatgctttttcaatcgtttaaaaatcatggtcaccctggttagtattattttttttaacaaaaaaagcatgatttgactgcaaaattgggacttaagcgatgtacttccgtgtgtggaatattttctccactgagagaactaccgaatcagtcgagcgtgtggcggatgaacagattaccacaaaggaagtttcaagtggtgtcttaagtaccccaaacaaagaaaagtgaatagaggttaactgtgggtaatcggattatatgttcgagcgatctcctcttttctcatcttctctggtaaaagcCTACTTTTTACTTACTGTaaacatgaaatgaaatgatgaTGGTCATGATGACTCACATGTGATTTATATATGTCGATGGTATAGTTTGTTTGTATCATTCATAGGCGAAAATTTATTCGGCTTTTGTCACTGCGTGCCTCGCCAGTGGTGCCAAAGCCGCGCCAGGcataggcgcacaattgggctactttattagcgatcacttgccgctactcaaaaaagcatgccgctaccgAGGCCACTACTCatgctacttgcctaaaattgggctactttttccAGTGAGTCTCAGGCCGCAGCACtattgatgtattttcctttcaatttagccgatttattaaggttttgagtctctgaagctccaaattgcacaattttacaatgggttttgtgaccatttaatATTGATCTGTCAATAGCTTCCCAGTTTAGTACCggaagtttttaagtcaagtgcttttccgcccaattcattgggtgttttgcgttgtTTATTCGGCTAAATCTGCCCAAATATTCGGTATTGGTCGCTATTTTGGAAGCTTCAAAAATTGGCCTAATTGAGAATATTGTATCgtggcctggcgagtcaatgtaCCGcgcgcgccttgacgctgaaaagttttggcaacactgctgcACGCATCAAGAAAGTCCCAACTCAACACACTCATGTAAATTCACATTTAAGtttgcgccagtcacgcattacacaaCACTGTACACATACACAACAACACGTCACTATAAACTATTGAACATTAttaacattataataataataataatgtgatagTGTTTATTCCGGtgtaaattgttcaaaatattctCTCACACAAagcgagggcatccgtgagcaaattcgttgctACTGTTTCTCGAGTATGGCATAGCATATTACTTAGTACTGCAGTCACAGTTGGTATACAAGATTGCCTATTTTATAGCTTAAATCgttgcaaaaaacaacaacatcactGGTCTACTAAAAAATTATAGCAAGCAACGGACTGTAGCCTTGAATGTGTACCGGTAACTATCGTATGCAAATTCGAAACTTAGAGTTCTTGAGTGACGTAGCCAATAGGAGGTAAGTGTGTTTAACACAGTGAATAtgtgacatgtaggcctacattgtacatgtaccaaaATAAGTACGCTCTTTAAGGTTAACAGCAATTTACATGTACTTGTACCAGTACTGAAAGTATGGGTTGTTCAGCTTCAGGTCAAGGAAATAAAAAATACAGTAAAActtaaatatttgtaaaaaaaataaataaacaggaacCCACAGAACCTGGTATATCTTCGCCAATTAACTAGATTTTCGTAACTAAAGCGGTATCTCGGCTTGGGACCATGGTGCTTCGGTAACTAGTATGGGGGGATTATGGAGGCTGTGGGGGACTTTAATGTAATTTTAATGAATTAATCCACTTCGCTTTATCCACTTTTCTCTCTATAGTTTGCCAAGTTGATTGATAATTTGCAAATGAATGATGagatattatataatataatataatataacccACAACCATTGTGTATACTCTGCGGGTTTGATCTGTTTGGAAATGTAGTTGGAATCTTATTTACAGAGGCCAGATTGATATCGActcctcagtgccagaagtgggtaagtgcaatagctgtcctgttaacatttgccaatttacacacagtatattgtacccATCTACAAATTCTACATGTACCCcggtacacatggcagctattgaacAAGTTTTATACACTTCAcactggcactgagcagtcaatatactGTGCATCAATCATTTGCTTCTAAAGCAGGTATTGGCATAAGCATGTACGTAGATGTACAATTTTTGTACATGTGTAAACTATCTCTGGTTCATGTATGTCTTATATTTCCAGATACCGATTAAAGCATGGCTTCAAATGAAATAGATGATGATCAAAAGAAGGTAAGAGTTATGCTGTCAGAGATATATCTGATTGATGTAACTTGACTCAAGTTAGTACCTTCGGTTTCCAATTATTCTTCATCATAACTTGTAATATAAAGTTATGAAACTTGTGTGTACCATGCATGATGTATCTGTATCTGCATTTTGGCATCACTTATTGTCGCATACATGGGTCAGGGCATAAATGAGGATTATGGGTCAATTTCATCAAGCTCAAACCAAGATTCTTGTAAGCAAATTGAGATTGAACTAAGACCAACAATAATTCTCACCAAGAATGCTCCGTTATAGAAGAACCAAAATTGGATTCTACAACCTGTTTATGAAAATCATTAACCTGGGGTGGGGTTTGTAGGGGTGTGTATTCCCACTTTGTACCATTCCTACCATAGCTTTTACATGCATTTATTCATTTAAATTTGCACTTTTCATGCAGGGTTTGTTCTCCAAAGTAACTGAACCTTTCCACACAGTACCATGCACACGTACTGCATATTTACATGGTTTTGCATCAGGTCTTCTTAGTGGAGTAAGCACATTCCTGTTCACAAGTAAGTTATGGGGTCACAGGTTCTAAGTTCTTCCTAAGACTTCTAAAATAGATAAAAAAGTTGTTGACGAAAtaaaaaagttcaaaatgttattggtagcctattttcattttgatttacacactttgtccaatttacaatgttaaaTGTCATTGCTCATTTATATgtcaatttgaaagttgcagtggGTCTGTTAAACTTAAACAAAGCATTCAAAATGTATTCTGAAGTTTGGAATATTCTGCATGCTTTGTGAAAGTTGAATGGAAAAAACTGCCTTACATAATGAGCTATTATGACCGAGCGCAACAATAtatgacattgtaaattggacaAGGATGTattattttataacaaattaagcTACCAATAACTGTTGTATGTTTAATTTTGTCACCAacttttcaatttatttaaaatgtcttagggggaacTTGTGAACTTTTTATATTGATATTGCAGATTTTCAGTACCCACACTACAGTATATTATACGTTGGCATCATCAGCACTTTCATCAAATAAAAAAAGTTGGTTGCTAATTACCGTACTGAATTTATGTTAATAAGAATGTCCGATGCTGCAGGGTTTGAATGTTCAGGTTAAAGGACTCTAAATACATGTGCTATATGGGTGATCACTAATCAGAAGCTTGACAGAGTTCCTACAAGAAAGTACACACAGAATCTAAAAAAAAAACTCATGTTGGGACATTTATTACTGAAAACCCCTGGAATAGACCCATGTTATGTTACTTTGACTGTCTTAATCCCATAGgaattaatatttatttgaattaccaaaataaaaacaatataatacaacttACAAGCAAGTAAATCTTAATTCAGGAAAGAAAAATAGACTTGTAAACTTGTCCAAACACAGAGTGCTTTCCTTTCCTGTTACATTACAATGTAAATACAaaagaaaacacacaaaataaaaacaaaattaaattgatAGAGAACCGACTTGAATGAATGGTTCCCAACTGTTGTCGAGtaatatttttactattttcaTTGTCGACGTCGACAAGTTGTCAACGAAGtaatacatcaataaagtcaacatacatgtattaaGTTCCGAGACCATGTTATACatcgtttatttacatcaaaatattaccagATACCCCATATACAAATGTACACAGCATCAGAATATTGAGATTGTATTTAGATAATCTGCACCACTTACAAATGAAAATAGAAGACTGGTGCagttatttcatggtaaataatgatgATATTATGTTCATCtctaatatatttttaaagtctAGTTTTTTGTCAACAATTGGTCCCTGCTTGTCGACAATCAGGAAAATTgctttatcatcattattattgacaACAGCCCTATTCCAATCTCAGTACATTGTATCAATTGAAGGTAATAAGTATTCCAATTGTTTCAATTTATTTCAGGTAATGTTAGGAAGGCAAGCAACCTTGGTGTAGTAACATTTGCACTAATCATGCCAGGATCATTGTAAGTCAATAATTTGTTACTTTATAAAAATtgatcacaatcagatcgcatcaactaggctgatTGCAGCTGAACCCGATGTTAACCTACTTAGATTGTAATATCCACCAATTAACTGTGCAGCTCTGCAAatgccattgggtgaaggaagtttttgaaaccAAACAAGTAATCCCTGATTTTCAAATTGAGCGGGAAGTcaccagaaataaagatatgGTCCATTGAGCATGCCACAAAACAATAGAGAAAAAAAGGAAGAACTGAAAGAGATATTGACTTTTGAACACCAAGTGTGATGGGAAAATTTAAATCTGGTTATACCGTGATTTAGTCAAATAAACACCCcgaggcgttacattttcccaagggggggcgtttattagaggtcatttttagcacgacaattcccgttaaaatcattaggtaagctttaaaagtcacgctaaaatgacgaactatgaacttttgacactgacttttggttcacttccgggtttccaatgcagattttcgccatttattgctgctattattgaccatgtgagcaacttggtaagcttactacacaagatagcatggaaatatcggaatttttgaaacatcttggttgaaaaaaagtggtgggggcgtttatttgagggggggggcgactatttgactgaAATACGGTAATGAAGGGAAGAGGTCTCATTGATGCATACCATGGCATTATTTAGTTTAAATACTGGTATACCAAATTATCAGAGGATTTACACAATGTACACGTAAGTTGTCTTTACACTAATATTTTGCTATGGAAAACATGTAGTACCTATGTTAACATTGTGTTTATTCTCTTCCTAGCTTTTATTGCAGAtggaaaaatttcaaaaaagaacTTGAAAAGCAGCGATCGACACCAGCAACAATTGCTCCATGGCGACCAGATGACGAATCTAGTGATGTAACAAATGAGATGAAAGAAACATGACAGGAAAATAGCGTCAGAATTTGATGAACTCAAATGGTGCAATAGACTTTATTAAAGAGGACTTTTGCAAGGGTTATGCAACTTTTTCCCATTAACTAGTGTATTGTCAAAATTAGGCAacttaaaaggacatttcgtgatccacagcctcatccccccacttttctcaaaaaaagttgagatttttatatcactggaaagctctggctacataatgtttatgtacaaaaaatttcttgctgattaattcgcaaagcaaagatatcgtgaaatttgaattttgttctggtgcaccagaacgaaattacaacgctatctatggagcagtgtaatacacataatcatgcataactcgcaaacgcaaaatcggaatcaactgaaattttgggaataagtttttttcgtggatatctactgaaaaatgacataaaaagaggatgctaggatcacgaaatactcctttaattcgggGAAATTGTGTATAAATCCTTCAATCGTACCAGAAATGGTCCACTGAATAGAAGGAAGCTCTTCAAGGTTTGTAACGCCAAGCAGAAATAGcttcttatttatttttttaaattttgtccaTAAGAACTGTCTGCACATTGAGCTCTGTAAATGAATGTGCTTAAAATAATTACTTCTCTTTTGGATTCTCACCAACTCACACAGCTAGTTGACAATTTTGCATCAAGTTTGTTATTACAAGGATTACACCTGGTGCTGAATGGTATTTCCATCGGACCaaattaaataatatataaatacaataaataaatgttggcatttttaCAGTGCCTTTCATGTGTTTCAATATGATCAAAGCACttaacatttattccgctgtcgttagaatatatgGTGGCTTGCCACACAATGCCCAAggtatgctcatacctttgggtgaTGCTCAAGGGACAATATAAATAACAGCTCCCATTTCACGCCTGGGTAGATAGAGGTAAGTGagtaaagcaccttgcccaaatGCACAACATAATGGTACCGCCAGGCTCAAACTTGCAAACATCAGATAGCGAGGCAGAGCCTGTTTTACTAAATTTTGCATAAACTTGTATCAGTCATTTTCCAGCCAATTAGCATGACACAGAAGAAAAACATTCTGTATAAACTGGCAGttgaaataatataatatttttaatgttagcgcattaaaacaaaataatccatatgttgcagagaagtaattcattggtagagcaccagcgcagtcacctttcggagccttatttcacccttatacagatgagcactcccttataatgcctctttgaaggtgtcttgggaagtatttcttgaactgcatatctccttgtcttgggtaggcatcaatcaattctctgaggtctctggattTAGGACCGGACTCTGGTGGGATAAACCGGTTTTAGGGGGCCCCAACCatcccgcttccctcagagatagatttaattaaatcttcatcagagattgggcactccatcctacttttGTGCGACgcataattcttctttcccctacCAATACATACTGATGGTTTCAAAAATGATAATCCAGATTTAAATGCAACCATTTGTAAACACAGATAAGACCCCAGTGACTTAAACTTTCAAATGTTTTATAACAATCTTCTATGCATTGAACAATGTGTTATTATATCAGATGATATTTTAGTGAAATAAAATGTGTACAAGAAAGAAACAATAAGAAACAATACTCTTTTATTTCATTCTTTATTTTGATGTCATATTATGATTCTCATCATGGAAAACAAAATGAAGACAGTAAATTGAATACATCAATACAAAATCCtgcacccaagtccatactttgtgCCAAATTGAGTTAACGCTTGGGCAATTGTTGCttatatacataggcctatcacatgtataaaagttgaacccaaatcCACCTTCTATGTgcatctattgagcatgtgaaatccagcatGTATGTATACCCAGCATGTATGATACTCaattgttttttagttttctcaacatcactttccatggacttgggcgAGTtatgtattcaggtattcaattggtagTGTAAAGCATGATCATTACATTGCCCTTTGTTCCAGTTTTCTAGATGACATGACACTACTTTATGATGGCAAGCAAATGGCATCTAATGATGACAGGTAGTTGTGTGATACATGGCTTGCTTCAtaaaatattgtgattattttGTTTTACGAAGTCACACCTGGTTGTGCTTGGTCACAATACAATGGctcattgtgtaagaaaagatgcAGCTTTGAAAGTTACACTCTCATATGCAGAAACAAGCATGTGAATAGGTCAAGCCTACTACATTTTTGAGAGATGAATGGACCCTTTATCTACATGTACACTAAGCACAGAAGGTAACATTTCACACACAAGTTTTTATCAGAAATTTAAAAGAGTTTCACAGATGCTATTGCTTTGCAGGGTAAGAAATTTggcgtgaatcagagaatcgattctcgtcataaacagatttgtgtgaatcaaagttgattcccgcaaacttttgtagtttacacagaagttgatttgcgagaatcaaatgattcccgcaaatttattttgcaagaatcaagattaattctcgcactgtgaaacaaaattctgaccctgctttGTCCAgtgtattttgaatcatgtcaCTTGGTGCAATGCAATTTGATCCTCCAAGTTAAACCCATATGAATTATGAAAGAACTGCTTTAATTTTTTCAACTGTTCCTCATTtattgccaattttttcattgcGAAATACCTACTGGTAATTTTAATGGCTTATCCTTCAGTTTTAAGCAATGTAtacacaattttgatatttttgtaatcttgccgggatcactgaatgggccttcaaTCATGATTAAGCTGCAGTCTTGCTCAGAAATATTGGATAGGCCTATCTGCTGCTGTACATATCTGCCATAAAATTGTTGAATTAGATATAATTGAAGGTGTTGTTTCGTATCACCTAAGTCGTACAACATACGAGTCACTTAATGATACATAACGTACCCATCTGTATGGAACGTAAGAGTTATGTCTGTCAAATACTTTCAGGTATTTGATTTGTAGATGCGAGCATACAAAGTCTTTGATTTCAAAATCCAGATTGGCTGGTCCTACTTCTAGTCTGCTGGATGTGGTTAAGTTGTTTAGAGTGAGCTGTGAAGAGAAACAAAAATCAAACTCAATGTTTAAATAGTttagcaagggtgaaaataaaaaaTGGTGAACCAGGGGttcctttttacacaaaatggcccctgcttcacttcattcaaca from Amphiura filiformis chromosome 5, Afil_fr2py, whole genome shotgun sequence includes these protein-coding regions:
- the LOC140153078 gene encoding cytochrome c oxidase assembly protein COX20, mitochondrial-like codes for the protein MASNEIDDDQKKGLFSKVTEPFHTVPCTRTAYLHGFASGLLSGVSTFLFTSNVRKASNLGVVTFALIMPGSFFYCRWKNFKKELEKQRSTPATIAPWRPDDESSDVTNEMKET